The Molothrus ater isolate BHLD 08-10-18 breed brown headed cowbird chromosome 2, BPBGC_Mater_1.1, whole genome shotgun sequence DNA segment GAtggcaggaaaaaggaaacataCAAACAAATTCCTGAATGAGCTGAACAGAATGAAGGTGAGCACAGGGAAAAGAGGTGAGGAAAAATAAGACCAGCTGATGACTTTCTTGGGTTGGTGATATAAACATTTACATACCTATTACTAAGGGAGAAGATTGATAACCTGAACTGCTTTACATTCCACTACTACATATAAAACACACCAAGAAGTATTCAGTGAGATGCACAGATACAGTTCCAGAGTTCTCTAATTGACCCTCAAGTCCAGGTCTGTACATGTATCTTAACCAGTTTGCTGATCACCATTTTCCCAAAGAAACATCAGATTTCAAAAGTGAAGATATTTGGATGAGCTAGAGTTGTTGCAGTAGCATTACAAAACTGTTTTAAGATCTTACTGTTACCAAAAAGGCCCTCCCACTTCCAAAGAGAAAATACTTGGGAATTGatagtaaaagaagaaaacccacAGACAAAGCCAGCCTTATTCTTCACCAAACCCTCAAGTGAAAGCAGTACTTTTGAAAGTGgtgttctggttttggctgggatggagatTTAGGTTTTgtggttgggttggttttttttttttttttgccttagtTTGCTTGGGGCTATGTTTTGAATTTGTACTTAAAACAGCCTTGACAACACACCAATGTTTTATTGTTTATGCAATGTCAGGACCTTTCCTGCTTCTCACCCTGCCTTTCCAGCCATGGAATCTGGGGGTGCAGAAGCAGCTGGTTGAAGTAGGAAGCTGGGGATGTGTGGaatgatggcatttgtctttgcaatttttcatttcacagcagGCAAGCATGTGAAGTACAAAGACACAGATTTAACCCAAGGAGGGGAAGGCAAGTATAAGTAGGGACATTTTCCCATTAATTCTAGCAAGAATGAAAGACTTCAGGGAAACAGTAAGACAAGAACACTAAAAAGAGAGTGCTATTATGaaagagagcaggagggagagaaTAATTCTTGGACATGCAATAAATAATGCTTGACACCACTtgtcaaaaaaatattttaattttaacaaaagCCCAGCATCATCAGTCTCACACATCAGAAATTACAGGGTTACACATAATGCATTCAGGCGTCCTCACAGAAAGTATTGAGTCCATGACAGAGATTCAGTTGAGTTTTCACAACTGTCataccttaattttttttttcaatttcacaTTAAATATCAGTGTTACCTATTCAACAGAAATGGTTTCtatattttaagtttttttaatcctaaattaattttaaaatagtagaACAGTACCAAGTAGCTTCCTTCCCCTTATGAAGAAAGAACTCTTAATAAGTTacataaaaaatactttcacaAATCATCCCAGTATCTGAGAAAAGGAGTGATATAACAACAACATTAAGATATGGGGATCTTACATAACAAATCCCACTGTTCTATAGATCAGCCTCCTCTAAGGAGTCTAAATTCTTTAGGTGAACTAGGTAATATTTGCTCACTGTAAATCAACTTGTTTGTTCATAAATACTTTTTAGTGCTGGTGATCTCAGCGCACAACAGATTGGAGAGGATGTTaaaaaggtttgggtttttttttgtggttggaTATAATTTACTTTAACACAATTAATTAGGCACACctttcattaattttcattctctACTAATCATGAACCATTTGTGTCAAACTGTAttgcttctttttcatttcttggtTACTAATCCAAAATTGCTGTCTAAGGCTTCCAGACCCCAAAATCTTCTCAGTTCTGCTGTTGAGAGGAACAATGCTGATGAACTGCCATTTGATCAGATTAACAAAGCTGAGTATTTCAGCATCTCAATCAGAAAACATTTACCCTTCACAACATTCTCTCTGAATTTACAAGACACTACTCTTCTTGAGTCAGATGTTTTAGGTACTGCTTCTATTACAGAGTCAGGGCACATAATCAGCTGAGGAATTACCAAGAACTCATCCTGAGATATAAGTACAGCTGGCATGAACACAACTGTATTCTACAGCACAttcaataaaacagaaaaatggctCAAAAAAGTGAGTTTATCAGCGTGCAGAGAAAATTCTTAACAGGATTTGGAAACTCAGCACATCCTTTGCCACTGTAATACAGACAATGCTTTCCATTCCATCAGCTGAGCCATCCTGTAGAACTTCACCATAAAATTCTAAACTGAACtggtattaaaaataaaatattggaaaGTGCTCAGAAACATTATTTAACTAAGGCACTTTAGAACTGGACTAATCCTTTAGATTCCAGTAAACACAACATTTCTGAATGCACACTGTCAGACACCTTTCCAAATTCACATCCAGTGAATAAAATTTAGTTATTGCTTATGCACAAAGGTTTTCCATTGTGACATGATTCAAGTTAGTGAGAAGTTAAATCTGCTTCATAAGGGTAACACATGCTCATTAACAATGCAAGGTgtttgatttattatattattaattcAGCTCTACACtacatagaaaaaataaatctttcatgAAACAGCCAAAGTCATTCATTTCCATATCAGCATCACCAAGGATCTTCTTCCACCTACAAGGAGTAAGAATAACAGTGAAATGAATGCATAATTCATGTTGACTGTgctaaaatatatttgaaagtTTTGAAGACTTGGTTTTATGTAGACAATAGAAGACAATTTCTCTATACGTCAAAATCATAAGGACAGATTCAACAGCAATTTTCTTTTGGAAGTATCAGCAATATTGCTGCAATCCCATTAATAAAGcttcagaaatgctgaagagTCTCACTACTATTAATTATTAGACCAAAACATCATCTGTCTTGCAATTAATTCAAACAGAGGACAGTGACTGTGCCAGTGCTATAGGAGTCACTCCTCCCTGTTAACAACAAGAAGTTTACAGGTGTGAACTATAATGAGAGGTAGCCATGAAAAACTTCAGCACTTACTAAGGCTTGACACTGTAGTACTCTTCTGGTGTCACAATTTTCAATCCACCAAAGTAGTCCAGGACCCAAATATTGGTGATGTTGAATTTGGCAAAGAACCAATTGTGATCCTTGGGCCAACTTTCCATTTCAGGGTGGCGAGTGAATAATGCTTTTTTGGCTAAGTCTGCTTCTGAATCATTCACCTAaacaaaaaccaggaaaatgtTACAATAAGATAGTCATGTAAAGATGAGTTTTAGCTAAAAAACCTATGCTGACTGCAGTGTGCTTTCTTAGTCCAGCCACATCTTGTCCCAAGGGGCTCATTACTGTGGCTGAGGCTGCTCATCCTCAGTGTggtgtgcaagagtgtgagACAGGCAACACTTACAAAGTAGTGGATTTCAGCATTAAatcaaaatgctgcttttagaGTTAGTATGAGCAAGAGAGTATTTCATCAACATAAGAATAAATCTTTAAACAAGCCACAAACAGAAAAGTATAGATGCTAGGTGAATTATTATAATGTGACGTCTTAGGTGTAATGTCACCTCCTCTGCACCTGCTCATTCAAACTGACAGAAACAGATACAACTGTGCTCAGAAACACACAAACATAAATGGGATGATATAACAGAATCTACAGAGAAGGGAAGCTGAAAAGTGTGATGGCACTTAATATACAATGTGTAGATATCTGAAGGGTGAAATCAACCATTTAGAGCTCTGGGTATAGAATAAGAAAAACCACCTAAATAAAATCAACTCCATTATTAATGAGAAACTCAGGAAAGCAACTACAAGACTGCTGAGTGCAATGTGCAAATATCAGAGCTGTGAAAACACCATATAATAATGAGACTATCAAGTAGGAGAGTAGTGATGACTAGTTCTCATCCTCAATCATTACCCCAGTAAGGGGATTAGTATATTCAATAAATAGCACATGCAGCTCTCATTTCCTCCTAGAAGACACCAAAGTACTGGTGCACAAAAGAACACTGCCTTGGCAGCAATGCCACCAGATCACACAATGCACATTTTCTGTCTATAATACCTGCAACTTTGTAGCTCAGGTTTGTATTTACTTCAACAGAGTTTCAGAAGCAGGCACGTCACACTGCTCAAACCAAAGAATGTAACTGAGCAACAGAGATGTGAATTAAATATGAAGGTTTTTCCAAAATAATGGCCTCAGACTTCATAGTTTCAGGATACATTGACAGGAATGAGGGAGATTTCCtgcattattttcttcccaaattcctTGCTAAAGGCATGTCAACAGAGCTCCTGCAATAATCAAGggttaactttttttttcctcccacaaaCTACGAGCTGGCCTTTGGGTATCACAGCACAGAACACCTCAGCATATGCTTCTGCACAGAATTTCTcacctttctcctctccctccactAAACAAATCTGTATCTGATGCACACAACCTTGCCCAGCGCCAGCTTTCAGCTGCTCACCTTTACAATGCTCCCAACGAAGATGATGTGGGCACAGAGGGGGTTCTGGGGATCATATTTGTGCTTTCTGCAGTAAGGAGTCTGTGCCAAAGACACAGTCAAGGAGGCATTTGAATTGACCTGAAATGCAAGAAGCAAGATAAGAGGTTTATGCTTACTTTTcttgagtgaaaaaaaatgtcatACCCACCACATTTTCAGCTCTTGGTACTTTATTCAGCTCAATAATACTGGcagaaagagcagagctgtcaccaCCTTTTCCTAACTACATCTGAAAGGCTCCTTGGGCGAGCTCTGAATCTGAAATAAAGCCCAGTTCAGAGATGTACTGAAGCTTGTTCACATAAAATGCAAACATCACAGAACAAGACTCCTTAAAACTCTGAATTCAGCCCACCTATTTCACATGCAAATGATCATATATTACAATTTACAGACACAAAGGACAGTACAGAAGACAAGGACATACAGTGAATTTCATCAGGTGAAAGGGCAAAGTATTACTGAGAAGGCAACCAAGTGGGCTTCTCAACTGTTGGTAAAATTACCtagaacaaaaacaaacatcTCTTCCTAACAGCCTCCTGGCTCTCCCAAACAGCTCTTTTGGAATTTAAAGTGAACTTTAGAAGTtaggtttaaaaagaaaattcagagtatTTAAGTGAAACACCTAACTTGAAGAATTAAAGAACCTATATCTGATTGTTTTTCTAAAAACTAATTTGGTGACCATGGCCTGAAAAGCACTGGTGCCAAACAGGATTGCAGAATGCCATCTACTAAGGGTCATTATCTCCCAGCAAGGGAAGTTCCCCTGCTTTGAGACGTTTCATTAGAAGAGCTCATGTCCAAGAGAAACCCTGCACAGTCACTTGAAAACTGCGGAGAGCACAGGAGACCTCGTGAAACAGAAGCAGCCACTTGAGAGATAGGAAGTTGCTTAACTCCCAAAAAGCTGACTCATGATTACTCGGTACCTTCTCCCTCGCCTGTGACTATCACGTGTCAAGAGTTTCTGCACTGAAGCAGCAAAATAAGGACCTGTTGAGGAGCCTCCTGAAGGAAATATTGATTACTAGTTTATACTGGTGGGTTTTATGTTATTCTGAAAGAGAACAGCTGTATTTGGGATGGAAAGAAAGATATAATGCAAAACAAATTAGACTCTCTACAGCACTCAGACATATAATTCAACTATTTTAAGGTAACAAACTAAAACCTGACatggaacaaacaaaaaatcataaAACAATCTGAAAAATTACCATTATTTTGTGTTTACTAATATTGTAAGttactaaaacaaacaaacaaatcgAATAAAGGAGGCATGACTGCAATTTCATTAAGTTTTTAGCAAACTCTTGGCCATAAAAGCTCTGGGACAAGGCCAATTACACACTCGGAGTCTCAGCATGCCAAAGCTGCCTTTCCATGTGTGCTTCCCTTTACGGTAAGCTCCAGAGATTTAATAACTATTCCTTCAGGAGGCTCTGTAAAAATTCTCTTTGCTTAGGTCCCACACTGACAAGTTCCACTCCTTTTGACTTTGTTGTGCGTGAAATTTCCTCTGTTCAAATATTCTGTGGCGCCTCATTTCTTTGCTCAGTGCTTCTGGAAGCTGCAGACACTTGCTCTGCCTGGCGCTGCCCTTTCTTTCTCAAGACCACGATCAGCAGGAACTTCTCAGGAGCCCTCCTGGCTGTAGCCACAGACAGCACTGCTCAAGGGCTAGTAATTGTCCCCAGGGCTGACAAACGGGGTGTCATCCTTGGAAGagccataaactaaaacacagaTGAAGAACAATTTTACGCAGAGGGTGCCAGGgctctggaacagctgcccacGGAGGCGGcggagtctccctctctggagagcCCTACCTGGACACGTTCCCGTGTCACCTGCCCGAGGTGACCCTGAaggatctccagaggtccctcccagccccagcaatCCCGCGGCTCCGTGAACCAGCACTGTCACACTGCCTTGCAATCACCACCTGCTGCTGAGCGCCGGCCTGAGTGACCCGGCCGCTTCTCCGAGCGTCCTCCGTGGGGTCACTCCGCACCCGCGGTGTCACCGCCCCTCCAGGCCCCGCTCACCTCCAGGTCCTGCACGGAGATCTCCATGTCGGTCAAGTACAGGTAGGGCACGCCGCTGCCGCCGCAGGGCCCGGGCGGGCCGTCGCTGAGGGAGAAGATGTTGGCGAAGGGGCGGCCGCGCAGCCCCTCCTGCGCCGACAGCGTGGCCAGCGCGCCCCAGTCGCAGCTGTGCAGGACGTAGCGCGCCATACGCGCCGCCTCCTCGGGCGGCGGGATAGCCGCCACGgccgccagcagcagccccgaTGCGGcgcacaggaggagcagcagccgcGCCATCGCTGAGGACATGGACAGCGCTCGCCGCACAGCCGCGCACCGGGACATCCCAGCCCGCACGGCGCCGGCCATCGACTCCCGGGCCCGCCCGTACCGCCCGCCCACCCGCCGCGGGGGGCGGAGCTTCGCCCTGCCTCACCAATGGCAGCAGCGCTGCCCGTCCCCTCGAGCCAATGAGCGACAACTTCGGGAGTGAAGAGCCCCCACCCCCGCTATCAGCCAATAGACTTACGAGGTCGGCGGTCCTCAGCCAATGAGAGCCACTGGAGGCGGGTCAACGCGCGCCGACGAGGTAAACAACCGCGAGCGCGCGGTCCGGGAGGGGGTGGAGTCACCGGCGGCCCGGCAGCCAATGGGAGCCCTGCTGTGCGTCACCGAATGGGtggaaaacaccccaaaatcgGCGAGTCCGAGCTGGGACCCAACCCCGCCGAGTGCCCCGGAGCACGGCACCGAGCGACACAGCCAGCCCTTCCCCGAACACCTCCGGAGCGGTGACTCCAACACCTCCCCGGGCAACCCATCCCAATATCTAATCagcctttctgtgaagaaattcctctgaATGTGCAGCCTgaccctccctggcacagcttgaggccctGTCCTCCCATCGCGTCCCTcgttccctgggagcagaggccaACCCCCCCCTGGCCGCACCGTCCTTTCGGGTGGCTGTAGAGCAGtgaggtcccccctgagcctccctctctccagactccacacccccagctccctcagcgCCTTCTCACAACACTTGcgctccagacccttcccctgactcgctccagcccctcaaggCCTTTTCCGAAGTGagaggcccagaactggacacagcgTTCGAGGtgtggctgagcactgctggccatgctactcctgctccaggccagggTGCCACTGTTGGCCTGCTCGGACCTCACCGCGCTGGCCCCGTCCCACAGAATTCCCTCACAATCCCGTTTCCCTGGAGCACCAGCGCGGGAAGAAGGGGAGGTGATGGCAGCGCTCCCGCTGGCCTGCGGGGGCCGCTGGCGGGACGCGGCTCCCGGagatgtccctgctgtgtcccagggatgTCACGGAGATGTCCCGGacatgtccctgctgtgtcccagggatgTCACGGAGATGCCCCGGCGGCTCCCGCCCGTGCCGAGCCAGTCCCCCCGCTCCGACACCCCCCGTTCTGCGGGGTCAGAGTGACGCGGAACAGGCCATGGCGCGGTGCCCGGCAGCAGCCGGCCCCTGCTTTGTGTGCCTGGGGAAGTCTGTCAcatcctggaagtgtcccaaaCCCGCGTGGATATGGCGCATGAGGACACGCTTCACTGGTGAGCACGGGGTGCTGGGTTAACAGGTGGACTCGGGGATCCTTAAGTTCTTTCCCGACCATAATGATTCTGTTATTCTACAATCCTTCAGCCCCACTATCCCTGCCCACTGCTAAATCAGCCTCAAAGGCTGGTTCTATGCCACCACAGGTGTTTGAGGCCCAGCCTTCCCTTGGGAAAACCCTATAATTTaatcagagcagcagggactATCTGTTTTGGGCCACAAAGCCCACAGAATGATCTGCCACTGGGCAGAACTCAGGTTTTACCTCTTGCACATGTCAGAGCCCTTGCTCTGCAAGGCTTGGTTTTGTCAGTTGAACACCATTCCACCTTCCACTGAAGGCTCTTCCAAGCATTACTTACCCAAATAAACACTTAGCTTGTTTTATCCGTCACTTTGTGCTCAGTGACCTTATAAAGATTTGTATAAAGAGATGCTTTAAACTGGGGTAACACTGAGACTTGATTCAAGTGGTCCTAAAAGATGGTGGGTTTTCATATTTCCACCTGGATCCAAGTATGTCCGCACTATGTAAACAGCAATGTAGCACTGAGAAAGCCAAATTAACTTGCCCTGTGAGCACCATCTGCCCCAGgtgccccacagcacccacagcttaTAGCAGCCCAGATGGATCACCCTGTTGGGCTGAACTCAGCAAGAAAAATACACCACCCATCCACTCTCTACGATTTATCTGCTGTCCTGTACAAgcagaacaaaataatttttcctccaATGTTCTCCTTGCCTGCAGAGCATGGTTAGAAATCCCTGCCTCCTCTCTGGACACATGgaggcttctgctgctgccttctcctggaGATGCTCaggagaaactgaaattttcatagggaacaaaaaaaggaaaagaaaaggatgcTCTAAACCCCTGATGTGCAGGCACTAGGCTCTCTCACTTCCTCAGTTAGATctcagagaaaggagaaggattCTCTCTCTGTTGTGCTGCAATATTGTCTAGGGGCTCTCAGCATCCTTGCATAACAGGGTCAAGAAAGTATTGGTAGGCACTACTAGTTCTCCTTTCCAAATCATGTGCTTCACTGCATTTAAAAGCCAGTAAATAGACAGTAATATCTCACCATAAATGGAGATACTTCCTCCAAGGTCGAGTTCATGGAATGATCTtaatttcagtgtattttatATGTGATGGGCTTCAGGCTGTGTCCCTGGAGGAGATGTATTTTAGTCAGAAAGTGGGCAAGGTTTCCATCCTGGCTTGTGTCATGTTTTGTCTGCcctcttcagagctgcttttccccgagccagctctctctgcagccagcctggtTGCTGCATGGGCTGGGCACGGTTCCTCCTCAGACACAGCCTAGCTGTGCTCTGGTCCAGGCTTCCTGTCTAGGTCAGGCAGTCTGTCCGTGCACAGAAGCCTTTATGTGTCCAGATAACACCCGGGGGCTGTGCAGTCTCGCTGTGTGCAGCGCTTGATTCCCGAGCCAGGCCGGCTCTCCCATGCAAATGCCAGCCAGGGTGATCCAAGCCACTGGCCGGGGTGATTAAAGTCACTTGCCGCTGCCTGTGACAGAGGAGACTGACCTGTGAGTCAGCTCTGGCTAAAGCTGAAGTGCTCAGTGCTTTGAAGTGCCAATGCCTGGTGCCACATGAGACCCACCATGCAAATTGTTTCTAAAAATGTTGGTTAGATTCTCTCCTGAGGAGGtatcagccctgctgctgctacaagtggcacacagcacaggcaaaTAAGACATTTATTTGTTCTCACCCTCAAACTGCCTGAATTACCTTGGTTGGGAATTTAGCTTGTGACTCTTCCCTTGGTGTATTTTTTAGAAGATAGGTAAAGTTATTACAGCGCTGGCCTGGTGTTCAGCCAAAAGTCCTTTCACTTTTTTGACAGCCACCACACAGGCAGTGGCAAGGCAAGCTTCCTCTGTGCACAACCTGTTAGGGACAGAAATATTGTTCCATTTTCAGTCAAAAAATCCTGTTCAGTCAGAGCTTGGGCTGCatgctgaggaagctgctggcGAGGGCCACTGCTTGTGGTGCTGCTTTCTGGGACACTGAGAGATGGGCAGTAGGGCTGACCTGATAGGAGTGTCATCAAAACCAGCACATATACCCAGAATTGTGTCAGCAGCCATGTTCTGGctggttttgttggtttatATTGAGCCTGGTATACTAAAACTAGTAACCATAGAGGAATTGCTCAGTCTGGAAGCAAGCTGTCAGTGGCTCATGCTGATAATATTTGTCCCACCACTAAATGAGTACAATGGGATGCAGCCATACCTCTTAACACCCCAGCTCAGTTTGTTCTCTGAAGTCAAGCAGATCAGGAGAAAGAAGAGCTCTCCAAAAACATTCAGGTGCTGCAAGAGATGACACCAGTTATCTGAACACCACCCACCAGCCCCTGGTGGGCCCAGGGTGATCCACCTCGCTGTGATCTCATTATTGCAAGGTGAAATGCTCCTTGTGCCATAGAGCATTTTTTAACTTTACTCTGCTTAGGGACAGGCTTTTGCCCAGATCCTGGCAATTAGGAGGCCCTAATTAAGAAGCCTGGTTAATCTGAACCACGATGTTAGCACTTGGGCACCAGCTGACAGTCAGGAACACGtcaaatttttcagtttttcagtcaGTCTCTACCACCTACTTTTTTAGGTGGCCAGCATGAAAAAGACACAAACTCACATTCCAATTCAGCTTAGTGAGAGCCACTTTATAACCACATCCTTTGATTTAACTCCCTTTGGTAACGGGACTTTCCCGCTGACATCAGTTCCCAGGGGTGCAGAGAGCCTggcacacgtgtgtgtgtgtgtccgtgtgtctgtgtgtccgttGGCacgtgtgtgtgtttgtgtgtctgtgctctcagaagggctttgctgcagctgcaggacccGAGCACAAAAATGTCAATGGTACTGAGCCTTCCAGCTGAGTTCATTTCCTGCTGATAAGTCCCCGAAGAAGAGGGCGAGGCTCAGCGTCCTCGGCGTTGCTTTAGCGCTGAGGgccacaggcaggcagctcgGGGCACACTCAGCAAAGGGCGGGTTCAAACAGCGAGTTTCCCATAGAAAAAACGCTGCTCACGTTCGCTTCCTGTCGGCTGCCAAGTGACAGACCTGATGTGTAAAGGCAACCTAAAATAGGATGTTGGCTTTTAGAGTTGATTGAtctttgaaatgcaaatgttGTTTCTTTGGTGGTTACCTTAtcccctcctttttctttttacttgaGAATTGAGTTGCTTGAGTGGGAACAGAAAGGGTTGAAACCCCATTCTCAGGAGGTCAACAGCTGCTGGTTGAGTGGTGTGAGTCCCAGGAAAGGATGTGAGTAACAGCAGCCAAAGCCAGGCAGAGAGGTGGACAGAACGACCTCAGATACTGGCACTGACAGGTGAGCTGTACTAAAACCCTCAACGAATGTCTTAACAAAGCACAGAATTGCAATCTGTCCTGCAGGaacccacagctccctccacCCTTCGCTCTCCCACCACCCTGACAAACATACCTTCCCAGATTGGCAGCTAGGCAGACACACATGCCAGAGACAAAATTTTAGATGCCCTCCAATGCACTTTAAACTAACTGGTTTTTGAATAAAGCATAGCCATGGCTCTACATGTCCTTTTTGTTGCTCTCTCTGAGCACCCTGCAGAGGCTCCATTCTCCATCCTTCATAATGCAAGAAGCCAGCAAATGTTGCCCATGGTGTTTCCAATCATGGCAGAACCCCTCACACCACCTGTTTTGAAGGAATGCCAGGATGAAGGAGGTCCTTGCACCTCTCCCCCACGTGCTGCCTGTAGCAGGAGTGCCAGTCATTTCTTCAGAAGCAAACTTGCTGTGTTGCAAGTCTTGAAAAGAATGTCTTGAAAAGAATCAGACAGGAAGCTGCAAAATCCAGGGGGCCACAACTGCAGCATTTTCTCAGTCAAATGAAATTTCCCTCCAGAGCCTGTTTTAATGGCACTGGTGATgactatatatttttttttcctgcagagcagaacagaTGTGGAACATTTTTTTGGATATAAGAACAAGTTAGTCTCATAGACACTGCTACATCCCAGGTTTGTAAGCAGGGATAAACAGAAGGATGCAAAGAGTCATACTCGAAGATACCTCCAAGTACTTGGAAATGCACATCATGTGCAACACCCAGTTTCTCTGTAGAACCTCCCTTAATAAGGTTTGTTTCAGAGGTCTTGCAGCTAAAGCACGTGGGTTGTTTGTTCAGATTTTCTAGTGGTTTTCAGTCCAGAAacaagagagaggaaaacaaatccaCACCTTATGTCATCTTGTCTGGAGAAAAACAGACACCATATTTCTATGCATTCACCCCTTGCTCCTTCAGGAAGGAAGATTTAGAATGGAAAAGTGTCAAAAGTAcagacaaaattttaaaaatgctccAAGTACTGCATACCATGCCCAGAGCAATGGCATTTGGGAATCCAGCAGGCAGAAAAGGTTTGCTTTGTGGCAAGATACTTGGAGGCAGAAATAAATGGAGTGAAGAATTGTGGTGGGGCAGCTGcaacagcttttgctttactaATATGGGTGAAGCGATACTGCCTCTCCCTAGCAGTTTCCTTTTCTGTACACCTAAGCAAATGGTTTCCTCTGCACAACAGAGCCCctgaaagctgaaagaaaacactgaaacagcccctgagcagcaggaaacaGTTATGGGAGGTGTGACTTTGACGGTGTGTTACATGGCAGGTATCTAGAAAACAACACTTGTGACCCATGTTCAGTGAAATCCCTCAGCTTGAAATTTCCTGCTGTCCCCGCAGCAGGCAAAGCACGGGCAGTAGAAGaatcctgccttccctgcctgaACCCTGTTTCTCAGTTCAGTTTCTATTCCCTGTCCTAATGTACCATTGTCAGGACTTGAAGAAATGAATAGGATTTCCAAACAAGTGGTAGGtcaattttcatatttatttgagattttattttcttatatctACAGTTGCAGCATCTTCTGGTTGCTTACAGCAGAGGGGTTTCATCTAATCCATCTAATCCAGTGTTTCAACAGCAGAAGATTAATTGGTCCTCTTAC contains these protein-coding regions:
- the CREG1 gene encoding protein CREG1 isoform X1, translating into MAGAVRAGMSRCAAVRRALSMSSAMARLLLLLCAASGLLLAAVAAIPPPEEAARMARYVLHSCDWGALATLSAQEGLRGRPFANIFSLSDGPPGPCGGSGVPYLYLTDMEISVQDLEVNSNASLTVSLAQTPYCRKHKYDPQNPLCAHIIFVGSIVKVNDSEADLAKKALFTRHPEMESWPKDHNWFFAKFNITNIWVLDYFGGLKIVTPEEYYSVKP
- the CREG1 gene encoding protein CREG1 isoform X2, which produces MAGAVRAGMSRCAAVRRALSMSSAMARLLLLLCAASGLLLAAVAAIPPPEEAARMARYVLHSCDWGALATLSAQEGLRGRPFANIFSLSDGPPGPCGGSGVPYLYLTDMEISVQDLEVNSNASLTVSLAQTPYCRKHKYDPQNPLCAHIIFVGSIVKVNDSEADLAKKALFTRHPEMESWPKDHNWFFAKFNITNIWVLDYFGGLKIVTPEEYYSVKP